The segment GGAAGCGTCCTTCCACTGCGTCCGGCAAGGTTTCAACGCTCATGTTCCAGGTGTCGATGATGTCCACCTCGTAGCGGCGGCCGGCAGGCATCACAAAGTTCCGGTAGGTGGGCTGGTTGAAACCGAAATAGCTGAGCTCGTACTCGTGCCGGATGCCGGCGGTCGGGACGTCCCAGGCGCTGGGCAGCGGCTCGAGGAACCCTCCGGGGGTTTCCTCGAGGATGCGGCGCAGGAAGGCGACCCGGTCCGGGCTGCTGCCATGGAATTCCCCGCCCTTGGCCCACCACAGCACGTCGTCGGAATGCATGTAGGTTTCGCCGTGGCCTACGTAGCCGCCCCGGACGGCCCCTTCCCAGAATCGCCGGGTCATTTCTTCCCCGGTGATGTTTCCCCAGCCCTGGTCGATGTTGCCCTCGTAGGCGCACTCGTCGATGACCACCGGTTTCTGCCAGCGGTCCCGCCATTCCCCTGTGAATTCTGCCGTCTTGTGCACGTCCTGGCGCTGGATGCTGCTGTGCGTGATCCACGGCCGGGAGTAGTCGTAGAACGCATGGCAATTGTGGATAGACAACAGGTGACCGTTGGGATCATTGGCCTGGACGATGCCCGCGAAGCGCTCCCAGTCTTCCGTAGTCTTGCGGAACAACAGATCGTACTCGTTGGCCAGGGACCACCAGATGTTCCGGTGCGAAGCCAGCCGGGCCACCACGTACTTCAGGTAGCGGTCATCCTGGCCCGGACTCATGGTGGAAAAGCCCCAGCGGTCATAGGCATGGAACAGGATCAGGTCCGCCTCGATGCCGAGCTCCTCCAGCTGCCCGATCCGGTGTTCCAGATGACGATAAAACTCCGGGTTGGGCCGCTCATAGTCGAACCCGCCAGCGAGGGATCCTTCGAACGGGTACAACTCCGGCTCGTTCTCATTGAACAAGTAGGACTTCGGGAAAACGCACATGCGCATCTTGTTGAACGGCCCGGCCGCGAGCGTGTCCAGGGTCTGCTTCTCCAACGCATCCCCCTGATGCGTCCACGCATAGGACGTCGTACCGATAGGCAGGTACGGGGCCCCATTCCCGTAGGCGAAGTGGAAAGTCTCGGCCACCCGGACAACCCCCTTCGCCCCGGCAACCGCTTCCCCGGCCGTGAACGCGCCGGCGACGCCGTCCAGCGAGCGCGCGCTGCTGGTAGTGGTGAACGTCCACTCCCCCGCCTCCGGCACCAGCAACCGCACGCGGTACACGCCGCCGCCGTCGTAGAAACCCGGCACACTGAGCGTGCCGCCGGACGGAGACGTGAACACGGCCCGGACTTCGACGTCGGTGAACGGGTTGCCGTGCGACGGGCCGGCGACGGTGAGCTCGAACCGCTCCCGGGCGGCCGCCGTCGTCGGGTATACGGCAACCGCACTGCCGCGCACGACAGAGCCAGGCTCATAGTCCCCGGACGGGTCGGGAAGATCAGCCGCCGCCTCAGCCGCGCGCTGGGCCAGAAGATCCTCGGGTTCCAACTCGCCGAGGAGGCGCAGGATTTCCGCGGTTTCCTTGGGCTTCCCCTGTAGGGCCTCTTCGGTCCCCAGGATGGTGCCCACCTCGTGGAAGTAGAGCGTGTGCAGCGCCGGGCTGTTAACAAGGGTAGGGACGCGCTCGCTCAGGATGCGGTTGCCTTCGGCGTGCCGCATCACGAAGTACAGGGGGCTTTCAGCGGTGAACGTGGTCATCTTTGCCTTCTCGTTTCAGGGTTTCGTGGACGGGACAGCAGCGCGTGTGCCGTTCAGGGCCGACAATGCGGAGCCGATGTCTTCCTTGATAGGCGCTGGAGTGAAGATCAGCCCCTGATTCAGTGATGTCTGGCGGTACCAGACCGTGTCCTTGCGGAATTGGGCGGCCGCGGCCGGATCATGCGCCTCGATGGCCTGCCAGGCTGCCGCGTAGGCCTCGGGATCGTCCATGATGGCGGACAGCGGCGAGTCCAGGGACACGGCACCGGGAGCCGAGGCAGGCCCGGCGTCGGGCACGGTCCAGGCATGCCGACCGGATCCCACCTCGAACTCTTCCGAACCGTCCGGCAAAGAAACGACGGCGGTGGTCCCCGGAGGCACGACTGCTTCCACACGGATCCGCTCGCCGGAGCGCTTCCACGCCGCACTGGCCAGCCCGTAAGGCGTCTCGTGTGAGGTGCTGGCGTGCTGCAGGCTACGGAGCGGACGCGGGGCGATGTGCTGTTTCCGATAACCGGGCGCCGCCGGGGCCAAGCCCGCAACCGTCCGGTGCATCCAGTCGGCGATGGCGCCGAGCGCGTAGTGGTTGAAGGAGGTCATTTCGCCCGGGTTGATGCTGCCGTCCTCCAGAATGGAGTCCCAGCGTTCCCAGATGGTGGTGGCGCCCTGGGTGACCGGGTAAAGCCAGGACGGGCATTCGGTCTGGGTGAGCAAGCGCTCGGCAGCATCCATGTGTCCGGTGATTGTCAGGGCGTCCGCGATGAGCGGCGTGCCGACGAACCCGGTGGCGATCCTGTAGCCGCCCAGCCGCGCGAGCTCCGCGAGCCGGTCGCCAAGTGCCTGGCGCTGGACGGGATCAGTGCAGATCCCGAACATGAGTGCCAGCGAGTAGGCTGTCTGGGCATCGGAGACCATGCGGCCGGAGGGCGTGACGTACTCG is part of the Arthrobacter ramosus genome and harbors:
- a CDS encoding DUF5605 domain-containing protein, which codes for MTTFTAESPLYFVMRHAEGNRILSERVPTLVNSPALHTLYFHEVGTILGTEEALQGKPKETAEILRLLGELEPEDLLAQRAAEAAADLPDPSGDYEPGSVVRGSAVAVYPTTAAARERFELTVAGPSHGNPFTDVEVRAVFTSPSGGTLSVPGFYDGGGVYRVRLLVPEAGEWTFTTTSSARSLDGVAGAFTAGEAVAGAKGVVRVAETFHFAYGNGAPYLPIGTTSYAWTHQGDALEKQTLDTLAAGPFNKMRMCVFPKSYLFNENEPELYPFEGSLAGGFDYERPNPEFYRHLEHRIGQLEELGIEADLILFHAYDRWGFSTMSPGQDDRYLKYVVARLASHRNIWWSLANEYDLLFRKTTEDWERFAGIVQANDPNGHLLSIHNCHAFYDYSRPWITHSSIQRQDVHKTAEFTGEWRDRWQKPVVIDECAYEGNIDQGWGNITGEEMTRRFWEGAVRGGYVGHGETYMHSDDVLWWAKGGEFHGSSPDRVAFLRRILEETPGGFLEPLPSAWDVPTAGIRHEYELSYFGFNQPTYRNFVMPAGRRYEVDIIDTWNMSVETLPDAVEGRFRLELPGRQFIAVRLRAVA